The window CGCGCTGCGAGGGTCGAGTTGCCGGACCCACGCGTGTCCGTCGGGAATCAGCGATTCGGCCAGATCGCGAATGCTGAAATCGTCGGGGCGCAAGTGCCGCTCGCGGAGAGCTTCGTTGAGATGCTCGACGGTTTTTCGCGGACCTTCGAGCTGGTAGCGACGTTTGAGTTCTCGGTATTTGATGGACATGGAATGATTCTCCGTTGAATAATGGAATCGATGGGCTGTCGTTCCCGCGCACGGCGCGAGAGCGAGGAGCGACGGGGTTTAGGCAGGCATCGGGCCGCCTTTCATCACGGTGCTGACGATATCGACGAGCACGCGCGTGGCGGCGGTGGTTGCTCGCTTGGCGCAGCGACCAATGGCCTGCGCGGTGCCGGCGACTTTGACGACGACTTGATCTTCCAGTTGGGTTCCGCTGGCGGCTTCATCGACGCCAATCAGGTTGCCGACTTCGAACGTGTCGGCCAGACAAGCGAATTCGAAGACGCCGCTGGTTGCCACGCGAATCGGCGCGATGTCGCCGGCGCGAGAACGCTGCATGGCAACGCCGACAAAGAAGTCGTGAAAACCGGCTTGGTTGACCGATTCACTGCCGCCATCGGCGAGCATGCTCGCTGGCCGTGCGTCGTCGGTGTTGAGATAGATGAGATCGCCAATTTCAATGACGGTTGCGGAATCGACCGCGAGCATGACGGGGTTGGTGTCGCCGTAACGCCAGCGTAGAACGTCGGACATGGGAGGCTCCTTGGGAAGCAGGGTTGAGGGGTTGGGTTAGGGGTGACCAAGGTTTGGACAATTCGGAGGAAAAGCGGTTTGGGGTTCAGCGGGTGATTGCTGTTGCGAACGAGCGGGCGTCGTCGCATGGATGCGGCTGGACGGCGTGTTGATCGCGCGAGGTTGGGCGCGGGAATTGTTTGGCTTCGACGAGCGACATCTTGAGTTCGGCGAGTTCGGCGCGCAGGTCGGCAAGTTCGGCGGCTTCGGATCGCCGGGAAGCGGTTTGCCCGGCGGCGCTTTCCTGCAGATCATCGCCTGCATCGGAGCTCTCTCCGTGCGAAGGAGAGGAAGCGAACGACGGCGAGGGTGTCGCGGAAAAGGATGCAATGGCTGGCGGCAGTTCGTCGGATTGAATCGCGGCGCTGGCCGATTCGAATAGACCGCGGGTGGTGGCCGGGTCGGCGACCAGATCGACGCTATGGACGCGGACGATTTCCTCGACGTGAGTGGTGTCGTCTTCGCGACGAAGCCGAGCTTGGACATTGTGCGAGAAGCCGACGTTTTCCGGGGCATGTTCGGCATCCCAAGCGAGTTGTTCGGCAAGCGGATGTTTCGGATTGAAGTGGAAATCGCCGAACAGCCCCTCGCCAGTGCGATGTTGAACGTTGCGAATGACGCCGATGCGTTCTTGATAATCGCGTGGCGTCAGCGGATGGCCTTTCGGATGGTTCACGTTCACTTTCGCCCCTTCGTACAAACCAAGGGCGCGGGCGAGCGCATCGGCCGAATACTCACGGCCATTTCGCGAGCGCAAGCCGAGGATTTTGATGCCGCGGATGACGCCGAGTGTGCGATCGACGCGCAGCGAAATTCCGCGAGAGTCGGTGAATTCTTGGAGCAGATCGGACATGGGAATTCCTGAGGGGCTTGAGGCTGGGGTCTGGAGCTAGAGAAATGAGTTGGTGAAGTCATTACGAGGTGAAGGGGCAACGGCAACGAAAAAAGCCTGCGGTGGAACGCGTTGGTTCCACGGCAGGCTCGATGTTTTCGATGCCCTCGTTGTCAGTGGTCAGTGGTCAGTTGTGAGTGGTCAGTAGGCGATCGGTGGTAGGCCGTTGTGTACGTTTGTGGCAACCGACAACGGAAAATGGCCCACAGACCGTACTCTTCGATCGATGCTATTTCTCCGTTTTTTCGACGACGCGACGGATGTGTTGGAGCACGCCGTCTTGGATGGTGATTTCGAGCGCCACTTTGCCATAGAAGCCGCTGCGAAGCGATTCGGTCAGTAGTGCCGCCAATGCGATCTTGATTTGTTTCAGTTTCACTTCATTGCCGGGAGTGGTGATGGTGGGTGTTTTCATGGCCGTGATGTTGATTGGAAGACGAAGAATGAGTCGGAACTTGTATTTTCGACAACATTTTTGAACCGGAGGAAGCCGGGGCGGCAAGGGAGAACTGTCTCTCGAACACCCTTGCTATTTCTGCTGCTTGCAGTTGTTTTGGTTGCGGCCATACAGCCGCGCCGTGCCGAAGTGGTTTCATCTACGTTCGATGGGTCGCGAAATTGGCTTGCTCTTGGTCGTAGTCCAGCCCGGCAAGTTGGCTCCATGTCTGCGGCGACAAGATGCCGGCGATGTGTTCGATCTTGCGCCGTTGGGCATCTTTCAGTTGATCGCGCATGCACGGCGATGGTGGAGCGGCTTGAATGTCGATCGTACGGCGCACGTCGGCCGGCAACAAACCGGCTTCGATCGCCGCGCCGACGGCCCGCCACATCACCGGCAAATCGTCGCGCACTTGTTCGGCTTGCAGTCGCTCGAACATCCGCATGGCTGGTCCTTCGGCCACCATCGTCGATGCATAATTGGAATTCGAGGCGTCGGAGGTGAGCATGAATTCCGGCATCACCAACCGGCTGGCGATGGCCCGCAGTTCGGCTTGCAAGACGGTGACAAAGTTGGAGGCGTCGATGCCGGAGGCGGGAAAGTCGTACTCGATGCCGGCGTGGGCGTCTAGAATCGTGCCGGGGCCGTAGCGTCGAATCGGAGCCGTGGAACCGCCCGCGTTGGCCGTCGGCGGTACACAGTCGGTGCCGTTGAGCACGAATTGCTGCACGCCGGCGGCAGTTCCCTGGCGGTGCTTGCGAATCAGGGCAATCGCCGATTGAATTTCGGCCACCACGCTCATATTCCGCAGCAGTTTTTCGGCGCGACGCAAGTTCTTTCGCACCGGATAGAACAGCGGCAGTCCACGCCGAACATTGGCATCGACATTCGCCTTGCGATGCTGAATCTCGGCGGCATCGATCAAACGGCCGTCCACAAAATAGCCGCGGACGGTTTCCACATCGTCGCGATCGGTAAGAATTCCTAGCCGGGCCATCGAGTCGGAAGCCCGATCGGAGGGAGTGATGATTTGATCGGGTTCGATGAATCGCACTCGCAACGTGCCGTCGCGACTGGAAAAGAATCGCAAGAAGGCTTCGCCATCACGATCGCGCCTGCGGACGATTTCCTGCTGGCGGCGATGCCAACCGTTCAGTTCGATAAACTCGTCGATCGTCCGTTGCACCTCGGCGACCAATTCCGACCGCGCCCGTTGGCCCTTGCGAACCGTGGCGCGATAGGTGTGTCCGGGGCCAACAATGTAACTGACGCGGTTTTCGTGGCCGTTGATGGCAAATTCGTTTTCCAAGGCAAGCAAGCGGCATTGGCCGCGAATTTCGGCAAGCTGTGCGTCGCTGTTGGGGCAGCCGTGCGCGATGGC is drawn from Pirellulales bacterium and contains these coding sequences:
- a CDS encoding phage portal protein; protein product: MNRLSPLDRLADQLRESYSQWWDSVVDPREPYWDDSQTWLPLAAGDSAAIAHGCPNSDAQLAEIRGQCRLLALENEFAINGHENRVSYIVGPGHTYRATVRKGQRARSELVAEVQRTIDEFIELNGWHRRQQEIVRRRDRDGEAFLRFFSSRDGTLRVRFIEPDQIITPSDRASDSMARLGILTDRDDVETVRGYFVDGRLIDAAEIQHRKANVDANVRRGLPLFYPVRKNLRRAEKLLRNMSVVAEIQSAIALIRKHRQGTAAGVQQFVLNGTDCVPPTANAGGSTAPIRRYGPGTILDAHAGIEYDFPASGIDASNFVTVLQAELRAIASRLVMPEFMLTSDASNSNYASTMVAEGPAMRMFERLQAEQVRDDLPVMWRAVGAAIEAGLLPADVRRTIDIQAAPPSPCMRDQLKDAQRRKIEHIAGILSPQTWSQLAGLDYDQEQANFATHRT